Within the Nocardioides humi genome, the region TCGAGCGTGCCGGACCTCACCGGCGACACCGACGCCCGGCTCGTGCCGATCCCCGGCAACCCGCCCAGCCTGCTGAACCCGCCGTCCGGCTGCGCCTTCCACCCGCGGTGCGCCCACCGCGACAAGGTGCCCGGCGACCTGTGCCGCACCGAGCTCCCGCTGCTCGTGCCCGGCCAGCGCGGCGCGCAGCACACCAAGCGCTGCCACCTGCCGAACCCGGACGCGATCTACGAGGCCGAGGTGCTGCCGGAGATCGCGCCGGACCTGGCCAAGGAGCTGTGATGACCAACGAGATGCGGCACGAGACGATCGACCAGGACCCGGAGGACATGGCGGTGGCACCGAGGCCCGAGGGGCACAGCGCGGCCGTCGCTCCCGCCGACGCGAAGCCGATCCTCGAGGTCGACAAGCTCCGGATGTACTTCCCGGTCAAGTCGCCCGGCCTGATCCGTCGTACCGTCGGCCACGTCCAGGCCGTCGACGGCGTCTCCTTCCAGGTGGCCGAGGCGACGTCGCTGGGCCTGGTGGGCGAGTCGGGCTGCGGCAAGTCGACCACCGGCCGGCTGATCACCCGGCTGTACGAGCCGACCGCGGGCGCGATCAGGTTCGAGGGCGAGGACATCGCGCACGCCCGGCCGGCGGAGCTGAAGCCGCTGCGGCGCGAGATCCAGATGATCTTCCAGGACCCGTACACCTCGCTGAACCCGCGGCAGACGGTCGGCTCGATCATCGGGGCGCCGCTGGCGATCCACAAGATCCTGCCGAAGAGCAAGATCCTCCCGCGCGTGCAGGAGCTGCTGGAGATCGTCGGCCTCAACCCGGAGCACTACAACCGCTACCCGCACGAGTTCTCCGGCGGCCAGCGCCAGCGCATCGGCATCGCCCGCGCGCTGACCCTGCAGCCGAAGCTGCTCGTCGCCGACGAGCCGCTCTCGGCGCTCGACGTGTCGATCCAGGCGCAGGTCATCAACCTGCTCCAGGACATCCAGCGCGAGTTCGGCGTGGCCTTCCTCTTCATCGCCCACGACCTCGCGATCGTGCGGCACTTCTGCCCCGAGATCGCGGTGATGTACCTCGGCAAGATCGTCGAGATCGGCGACCGCGAGTCGATCTACACCAACGCCCACCACCCCTACACACAGGCGCTGCTCTCCGCCGTACCGGACGTGAAGCAGGCCGCGACGGGCGGCCGGATCGAGCGGATCCGGTTGCAGGGCGACGTCCCGAGCCCGATCGACCCGCCGTCGGGCTGCCGGTTCCGCACCCGCTGCCCGATCGCCCAGGAGATCTGCGCCCGGCACGAGCCGCCGCTGCTCCAGATCGGCCGCAAGCACAAGGTCGCCTGTCACTTCCCGGGCCGGCTCGGCCAGGCGCCGCGGGAGCCGCTGACCGCCGGCCTGCTCGGCGTCGACGCCGAGGGCCGCCCGGACCCGGGCGCCAGCCCGAGCACCGACCTGGTCGAGCAGCCCGGGTACGCCGGCACCTGGTTCGACCTCGACAAGAAGTCGATCGGCCGCGCGTGAGGGACTGTCCGAGCCGCTGACTAGGCTCCTTGTCGTGGATGAGGAGCCGCAGCTGTTCGACACCCCCACGTCGGGTCGTACGACGTCGGGCGGGTCGCTCGCCGACGCCGCTCACGCCTCGGCGCCGCTGGCGGTGCGGATGCGGCCGCGCACCCTCGAGGAGCTGGTCGGGCAGGAGCAGCTGCGCGCGCCCGGCTCGCCGCTGCGGCAGCTCGTGGAGGGCGACCAGTCGCTGTCGCTGCTGCTGTGGGGCCCGCCCGGCACCGGCAAGACGACGATCGCCTCGATCATCAGCCAGCAGACCGGCCGCCGGTTCGTGGAGGTCTCCGCCGTCTCCGCCGGGGTCAAGGAGGTCCGGGCCGCGATCGACACCGCCCGGCGCCAGCTGGTCGCGACGGGGGAGGAGACGGTCCTCTTCGTCGACGAGGTGCACCGGTTCAGCAAGGCCCAGCAGGACGCGCTCCTCCCGGGTGTCGAGAACCGCTGGGTGACCCTGGTCGCCGCGACCACGGAGAACCCGTCGTTCAGCGTGATCTCGCCGCTGCTCTCGCGCAGCCTGCTGCTGCGGCTGGAGTCGCTCACCGACGCCGACATCGCCGCCGTCCTCGACCTCGCCGTCGCCGACGAGCGCGGGCTGGCGGGCGAGATGGTGCTCGAGGACGAGGCGCGCGAGCACATCGTGCGGCTCGCCGGCGGCGACGCCCGCCGGTCGCTGACCTACCTGGAGGCAGCCGCCGGAGCCGCCCGCACCCAGGGCAGCACCACCATCGACGTCGAGACCGCCGAGACCGCCGCCGACCAGGCGGCGGTCCGCTACGACCGCGACGGCGACCAGCACTACGACGTCATCAGCGCCTTCATCAAGTCGGTCCGCGGCTCCGACGCGGACGCGGCGCTGCACTACCTGGCCCGGATGATCGAGGCCGGGGAGGACCCCCGCTTCATCACCCGGCGACTGATGATCCTCGCCAGCGAGGACATCGGCCTCGCCGACCCCACTGCGCTCACCACCGCCGTCGCCGCCGCCCAGGTCGTCCAGCTGATCGGCATGCCCGAGGCCCAGCTCACCCTGGCCCACGCCACCATCGCGCTCGCCGTCGCGCCCAAGTCGAACGCCGTGACCACCGCCATCTCCGAGGCGATCGGCGACGTCCGCGCCGGCAAGATCGGCCAGGTCCCGCCCCACCTGCGCGACGCCCACTACGCCGGCGCCAAGAAGCTCGGGCACGGCCAGGGCTACGTCTACAGCCACGACGCCCCCTTCGGTGTCGCCGAGCAGCAGTACGCCCCGGACGTGGTCCGCGACGCCGCCTACTACCGGCCCACCGAGCTCGGCGCCGAGGCGTCCGTCAAGCAGCGGTGGGAGCGGGTACGCCGGATCATTCGTGGCCGGGACGGACGGTAGGCGCCCTGCTGCGCGCCGCCCCGCGGGCGCCTCGCGGCGTTGCCGTCGCTCACCAGACAACCAGTCTGCTGTCGCCCCGGCGCCTTGCGAGGCATCCCGCGGATGCGACGCTCGCGACGGGCGCCCACCATCCGTCCCGGCCGGCAAGTAGGCTTGTGCGTCGTGACCACCGCCCTCGCCGTACCCGACTGGCTGGCTGTGGCGACCATCCTCAGCCTGCTGGTCCTCGTGGTCGCCGTACTGGGGCTCGGGCGGTCCCTGCGCCGGTCGCGCAGCCACACCGAGGCGCTGCTCGCGGCGGCCGCCGAGGACGCCGAGGCGCTGCGCGAGCAGCTCGCCGGGATCGAGGCCGAGCTGCAGGAGAGGCAGGAGGCCGCGCTGCGAGGCGAGCGGACGCCGGTGGCGAGCGTCGACGAGCGCGAGTACGTCATCACCGACCTCGGCCAGGAGCACGGGCCGCGGGTCCCGGCCCGCGTCGTGCCCGCGCCGATGTTCGCCGACATCCTGCTCCGCGAGAGCGTCATCAAGACCGCGGCCCTGGCCGCCGGCCTGCGCCGGGCGCTGTCGCCCGAGGTCCGCAACCGGATCCGGTTCGAGATGAAGCGCGAGGTCAAGCGCTCCCGCAAGGAGCGCAAGCTGATGCTGCGCGCCGCCCGCCGCGACTGGGAGGCCCGCCAGCGCGCCGGCGTCGAGGTGTCGTCGTGAAGGCCGGGATCTGGTTCGCCGCGGGCGCGGCCGCGGGCGTCTACGGCATGGTCCGGGCCCGGCGCCTGGCGGAGGCGTTCACCCCCGACGGCATGCGCGACCGGATCGGCGCCGCGTTCGTGGGCGCCCGGATGTTCCGCGAGGAGGTCGCGCGCGGACAGGCCCAGGCCGAAATCCACTTGCGGCAGCGCTTCGACGGCGCGGACGCTGGTCCACCCCAGCTGATGAACCCCACCACACCGAGCAGAGAAGGCACCCGTTGAACGAGCGGCACCTGAGCAGCGCGGAGATCCGCAACCGGTTCCTCGCCCACTTCGAGCAGCGCGGCCACACGGTGGTGCCGTCCGCCTCGCTGCTGCTGGACGACCCCAACCTGCTCTTCGTCAACGCCGGCATGGTGCCGTTCAAGCCCTACTTCCTGGGCCAGGAGACCCCGCCGTTCCGCCGCGCGACGAGCGTGCAGAAGTGCGTGCGCACCCTCGACATCGAGGAGGTCGGCAAGACCACCCGCCACGGCACGTTCTTCCAGATGAACGGCAACTTCTCCTTCGGCGACTACTTCAAGGAGGGGGCGATCCAGTACGCCTGGGAGCTGGTCACCAACCCCCAGAGCGAGGGCGGCCTCGGGTTCGACCCGGACCTGATCTGGGTGACCGTGCTGCCCGAGGACGACGAGGCCCGGCACTTCTGGAAGAGCGTCGCGGGCCTGCCCGACGAGCGGATCCAGCCGCGCGGCCTCAAGGACAACTACTGGAACATGGGCGTCCCCGGCCCCGGTGGTCCCTGCAGCGAGATCTACGTCGACCGCGGCCCGGCGTACGGCCCCGACGGTGGACCCGACGCCGACGAGGACCGGTTCCTGGAGATCTGGAACCTCGTCTTCATGCAGGAGGAGCTCAGCGCCGTCCGCGCCAAGGACGACTTCGACATCGCGGGCCCGCTGCCGAGCAAGAACATCGACACCGGCATGGGCCTGGAGCGGGTCGCCTACCTGCTCCAGGGCAAGCAGAACCTCTACGAGATCGACACCGTCTTCCCCGTGATCGAGAAGGCCATGGAGCTCTCCGGGAAGAAGTACGGCGCGTCCGGGGCCGACGGCCACGTCGACGACGTCCGGTTCCGCGTGGTCGCCGACCACGTGCGCAGCTCGCTGATGCTGATCGGCGACGGCGTCACCCCCGGCAACGAGGGCCGCGGCTACGTCCTGCGCCGGCTGCTGCGCCGCGCGGTGCGCAACATGCGGCTGCTCGGCTACCAGGACCCGGCGCTGCCCGAGCTGCTGCCGGTCTCGCGCGACCGGATGGGGGAGAGCTACCCCGAGCTGGTCTCCGGCTGGGACCGGATCGCCCAGGTCGCCTACGCCGAGGAGGACGCCTTCCGCAAGACCCTCCAGGCCGGCACCCAGATCTTCGACCTCGCCGCGAGCGAGGTGCGCGAGTCCGGCGCGACGACCATTCCCGGCGACCGGGCGTTCGCGCTGCACGACACCTACGGCTTCCCGATCGACCTGACCCTCGAGATGGCCGCGGAGGCGGGCCTCTCCGTCGACGAGCCCGGCTTCCGACAGCTCATGTCCGAGCAGCGGGAGCGGGCCAAGGCCGACGCGCGCGCCAAGAAGGGCCAGCACGCCGACACCGCCGTCTACCGCGACATCCTCGACGCCAACGGCCCGACCGAGTGGCTGGCCTACGAGACCCTGGAGACCGAGTCGCGCCCGCTCGCGCTGCTCCGTGAGGGCGCGGCCGTCGGCGCGCTCGCCACCGGCGAGATCGGCGAGCTGGTGCTCGACCGGACGCCGTTCTACGCCGAGTCGGGCGGCCAGGTCGCCGACGCCGGCGTGATCGAGTTCGAGGGCGGCGCGGTGGAGGTGCTCGACGTCCAGCGCCCGGTCCGCGGCCTCGTCGTCCACCAGGTCCGCGTCGTCGACGGCGAGCTGCCCGCCGACGCGGCGCTGCTGCACGCCCGGGTCGACCCGCAGTGGCGGATCGGCGCGCGGCAGGCCCACTCCGGCACCCACATCGTGCACGCGGCGCTGCGCGAGGTGCTCGGTCCCACCGCGCTGCAGTCCGGCTCCTACAACCGGCCGGGCTACCTCCGCCTCGACTTCGGCTGGCTCAATGCCCTCTCGCCGGACCAGGTGCGCGAGATCGAGCAGGTCGCCAACAACGCCTTGCGCGCCGACCTCGCGGTGGCGTGGGAGTACATGACGCTCAGCCAGGCCAAGGACTGGGGCGCGCTCGCCCTCTTCGGCGAGACGTACGACGACCAGAAGGTCCGCGTCGTCGAGATCGGCGGTCCCTGGTCCCGCGAGCTGTGCGGCGGCACGCACGTCGACCACTCCAGCCAGGTCGGCACCGTCGTCGTCACCGGCGAGTCCAGCGTCGGGTCCGGTAACCGCCGGATCGAGGCGCTCACCGGCGTCGAGGGCTTCTCCTATCTCGCCAGGGAGCGGGACGTCGTCGGTCAGCTGTCCACCCTGCTCAAGGCGCAGCCCGACGACCTCGTCGGCCGGGTGGGCGATCTGGTCGACCGGCTCAAGCAGGTGGAGAAGGAGATGGAGCGGATCCGTCTCCAGCAGCTCCTCTCCGGCGGCGCCGCCCTCGCCGAGGGCGCGACCGACGTCAACGGCGTCCGCCTGGTCGCGCAGCGGCTCGACGGCGCCGGTGGCGGCGACGTCCGCACGCTCGCGACCGACGTCCGGGCCCGACTCACCGGCGACGCGCCCGCCGTCGTCGTCCTCGTCGGCGCGGCCGACGGCAAGGCCGCGATCGTCGCGGCCCTCAACGACGCCGCCCAGGCCCGCGGTCTCGCGGCCGGCGACCTGGTCCGCGCCGCCGCGCCGTTCCTCGACGGCAAGGGCGGCGGCAAGGCCGACCTGGCCCAGGGCGGCGGCACCGACGTCACCCGGATCGACGAGGCGCTCGCCGCGGTGACGGCGGCCGTCGCCTCGGCCTGAGGACCTGGGTGAGGCGCGGCGTCCGGCTCGGCGTCGACCCGGGCGACGCCCGGATCGGCGTCGCCCGCAGCGACCCGTCCGGGATCCTCGCCACGCCGGTGGAGACGGTGCGGCGCGGCAAGGGCGACCTGCGTCGGATCCACCAGCTGCTGAGGGCCGAGGAGGATGCGTCGGGGGTCCTCGAGGTGGTCGTGGGGCTGCCGCGCTCGCTCTCCGGGGGCGAGGGTCCGGCGGCGGAGAAGACCCGCGCCTTCGCCGTACGGCTGGCGCGCCGGGTGGCACCCGTGCCCGTGCGGCTGGTCGACGAACGACTCACGACGGTGACCGCGGAGGCTATGCTGCGCGACCAGCGCAAGGGCGCGAAGCGTCGTGCCGTGGTCGACCA harbors:
- a CDS encoding ABC transporter ATP-binding protein, translated to MAVAPRPEGHSAAVAPADAKPILEVDKLRMYFPVKSPGLIRRTVGHVQAVDGVSFQVAEATSLGLVGESGCGKSTTGRLITRLYEPTAGAIRFEGEDIAHARPAELKPLRREIQMIFQDPYTSLNPRQTVGSIIGAPLAIHKILPKSKILPRVQELLEIVGLNPEHYNRYPHEFSGGQRQRIGIARALTLQPKLLVADEPLSALDVSIQAQVINLLQDIQREFGVAFLFIAHDLAIVRHFCPEIAVMYLGKIVEIGDRESIYTNAHHPYTQALLSAVPDVKQAATGGRIERIRLQGDVPSPIDPPSGCRFRTRCPIAQEICARHEPPLLQIGRKHKVACHFPGRLGQAPREPLTAGLLGVDAEGRPDPGASPSTDLVEQPGYAGTWFDLDKKSIGRA
- a CDS encoding replication-associated recombination protein A yields the protein MDEEPQLFDTPTSGRTTSGGSLADAAHASAPLAVRMRPRTLEELVGQEQLRAPGSPLRQLVEGDQSLSLLLWGPPGTGKTTIASIISQQTGRRFVEVSAVSAGVKEVRAAIDTARRQLVATGEETVLFVDEVHRFSKAQQDALLPGVENRWVTLVAATTENPSFSVISPLLSRSLLLRLESLTDADIAAVLDLAVADERGLAGEMVLEDEAREHIVRLAGGDARRSLTYLEAAAGAARTQGSTTIDVETAETAADQAAVRYDRDGDQHYDVISAFIKSVRGSDADAALHYLARMIEAGEDPRFITRRLMILASEDIGLADPTALTTAVAAAQVVQLIGMPEAQLTLAHATIALAVAPKSNAVTTAISEAIGDVRAGKIGQVPPHLRDAHYAGAKKLGHGQGYVYSHDAPFGVAEQQYAPDVVRDAAYYRPTELGAEASVKQRWERVRRIIRGRDGR
- a CDS encoding DUF6167 family protein, coding for MKAGIWFAAGAAAGVYGMVRARRLAEAFTPDGMRDRIGAAFVGARMFREEVARGQAQAEIHLRQRFDGADAGPPQLMNPTTPSREGTR
- the alaS gene encoding alanine--tRNA ligase, which encodes MSSAEIRNRFLAHFEQRGHTVVPSASLLLDDPNLLFVNAGMVPFKPYFLGQETPPFRRATSVQKCVRTLDIEEVGKTTRHGTFFQMNGNFSFGDYFKEGAIQYAWELVTNPQSEGGLGFDPDLIWVTVLPEDDEARHFWKSVAGLPDERIQPRGLKDNYWNMGVPGPGGPCSEIYVDRGPAYGPDGGPDADEDRFLEIWNLVFMQEELSAVRAKDDFDIAGPLPSKNIDTGMGLERVAYLLQGKQNLYEIDTVFPVIEKAMELSGKKYGASGADGHVDDVRFRVVADHVRSSLMLIGDGVTPGNEGRGYVLRRLLRRAVRNMRLLGYQDPALPELLPVSRDRMGESYPELVSGWDRIAQVAYAEEDAFRKTLQAGTQIFDLAASEVRESGATTIPGDRAFALHDTYGFPIDLTLEMAAEAGLSVDEPGFRQLMSEQRERAKADARAKKGQHADTAVYRDILDANGPTEWLAYETLETESRPLALLREGAAVGALATGEIGELVLDRTPFYAESGGQVADAGVIEFEGGAVEVLDVQRPVRGLVVHQVRVVDGELPADAALLHARVDPQWRIGARQAHSGTHIVHAALREVLGPTALQSGSYNRPGYLRLDFGWLNALSPDQVREIEQVANNALRADLAVAWEYMTLSQAKDWGALALFGETYDDQKVRVVEIGGPWSRELCGGTHVDHSSQVGTVVVTGESSVGSGNRRIEALTGVEGFSYLARERDVVGQLSTLLKAQPDDLVGRVGDLVDRLKQVEKEMERIRLQQLLSGGAALAEGATDVNGVRLVAQRLDGAGGGDVRTLATDVRARLTGDAPAVVVLVGAADGKAAIVAALNDAAQARGLAAGDLVRAAAPFLDGKGGGKADLAQGGGTDVTRIDEALAAVTAAVASA
- the ruvX gene encoding Holliday junction resolvase RuvX translates to MRRGVRLGVDPGDARIGVARSDPSGILATPVETVRRGKGDLRRIHQLLRAEEDASGVLEVVVGLPRSLSGGEGPAAEKTRAFAVRLARRVAPVPVRLVDERLTTVTAEAMLRDQRKGAKRRAVVDQVAAVVILQQALDAERTTGTPPGELVPPTDEETHD